One window of the Petroclostridium xylanilyticum genome contains the following:
- a CDS encoding transposase, which produces MPRVAREKSSSGIYHIMVRGINQQDIFEDDEDRQRYIETLERFKKETNFEIYAYCLMNNHVHLLIREKEVEISKILKKIGTSYVYYFNWKYERNGHLFQDRYKSETVESDSYFCTVIRYIHQNPVKAGLSSMEDYKWSSYNSYIHKNGQTIIDTEFFLGILSKNKDLAIKRYIDYMNEPNDDKCLEIENKVKLTDEKTRDIIKEIGNLKNISDIQRLDIEKRNSILKKAKEIEGMSVLQISRVTGINRTAVRKS; this is translated from the coding sequence GTGCCAAGAGTAGCAAGAGAGAAAAGCAGTTCGGGGATATATCATATTATGGTAAGAGGAATCAATCAACAAGACATTTTTGAAGATGATGAAGATAGACAAAGATATATAGAAACATTAGAGAGATTTAAAAAGGAAACTAATTTTGAAATTTATGCGTATTGCTTAATGAATAATCATGTCCATTTGCTCATAAGAGAAAAGGAAGTAGAAATATCAAAAATATTGAAAAAGATTGGTACAAGTTATGTCTATTATTTTAATTGGAAGTATGAAAGGAACGGACATTTATTTCAAGATAGGTATAAGAGCGAAACGGTGGAAAGTGATAGCTATTTTTGTACGGTAATAAGGTATATACACCAAAACCCTGTAAAAGCCGGATTATCGAGTATGGAAGATTATAAATGGAGTAGCTACAATAGTTATATACATAAAAACGGCCAAACAATCATTGATACGGAATTTTTTCTAGGAATACTATCAAAGAATAAAGACCTAGCGATAAAAAGGTATATTGATTACATGAACGAGCCTAACGATGATAAATGCCTGGAAATAGAAAATAAAGTTAAATTAACCGATGAGAAAACAAGAGATATTATAAAAGAAATAGGTAATTTAAAAAACATATCGGATATACAAAGATTAGATATCGAAAAAAGAAATAGTATTTTGAAAAAAGCCAAGGAAATAGAAGGCATGTCTGTTCTGCAGATATCAAGAGTAACGGGTATTAATAGAACTGCTGTTAGGAAATCTTGA
- a CDS encoding NAD(P)-dependent malic enzyme: MNIQEEALQLHKELRGKIEVRSTVEVSSTRDLSLAYTPGVAEPCKEIHKDKDKAYEYTRKWNLVAVVTDGTAVLGLGDIGPEAGMPVMEGKAVLFKTFAGVDAFPICLDTKDPEEIIKTVKYLAPTFGGINLEDISAPRCFEIERRLKEELDIPVFHDDQHGTAVVVLAGIINALKIVNKKIEAVSAVINGAGSAGIAIAKLLMSVGLKNIMLCDKNGAIYEGADNLNDVQAEMAKVTNREFKKGTLKDVMVGADIFIGVSAPNIVTREMVQSMNKDAIVFAMANPVPEIHPDEAKAAGAKVVGTGRSDFPNQVNNVLAFPGIFRGALDVRAKDINNEMKIAAAYAIADLISGEELNAEYVLPKALDPRVAAAVAEAVKRAAKETGVARL, from the coding sequence GTGAATATACAAGAAGAAGCGTTACAGCTTCATAAAGAATTGAGGGGAAAAATTGAAGTAAGAAGTACTGTAGAAGTTAGCAGTACGAGAGACCTATCCCTTGCATATACTCCGGGGGTAGCTGAGCCATGTAAGGAAATACATAAAGATAAAGACAAGGCCTATGAATATACCAGGAAATGGAATCTTGTAGCTGTAGTAACCGACGGTACGGCGGTTTTAGGCCTTGGAGATATTGGTCCGGAGGCAGGTATGCCGGTAATGGAAGGGAAGGCAGTGTTATTCAAAACTTTTGCCGGTGTTGATGCTTTCCCCATTTGTCTTGATACTAAGGACCCTGAAGAGATAATTAAAACAGTAAAGTACCTTGCCCCCACTTTTGGCGGAATCAACTTGGAAGACATATCTGCGCCGCGATGCTTTGAAATTGAGCGAAGACTCAAAGAAGAGCTTGATATCCCTGTATTCCATGATGACCAGCATGGCACCGCAGTTGTGGTTCTTGCGGGAATTATTAATGCATTAAAAATCGTAAATAAAAAGATTGAGGCCGTATCCGCAGTTATTAATGGTGCAGGCTCTGCGGGGATTGCAATTGCCAAGCTGCTGATGAGCGTGGGGCTTAAAAATATTATGCTATGTGATAAGAACGGTGCAATTTATGAAGGTGCCGACAATCTAAATGATGTACAAGCGGAAATGGCTAAAGTTACCAATAGAGAATTTAAAAAAGGTACCCTAAAGGATGTAATGGTTGGAGCGGATATTTTTATTGGTGTTTCAGCTCCCAATATTGTTACAAGAGAAATGGTACAATCCATGAACAAGGACGCTATCGTATTTGCGATGGCTAATCCCGTACCTGAGATTCATCCTGACGAAGCCAAGGCAGCCGGCGCAAAGGTGGTAGGAACAGGGCGTTCCGACTTTCCAAACCAGGTTAACAATGTTCTTGCTTTTCCGGGGATATTCAGAGGAGCGCTGGATGTCAGAGCCAAAGATATCAACAATGAAATGAAGATAGCTGCTGCTTATGCTATTGCAGACTTGATTTCCGGCGAAGAATTAAATGCGGAATATGTTCTGCCTAAAGCGCTTGATCCCAGGGTAGCAGCAGCAGTAGCAGAAGCTGTTAAAAGGGCAGCGAAGGAAACCGGAGTAGCAAGACTGTAA
- a CDS encoding biotin--[acetyl-CoA-carboxylase] ligase — translation MKAQILKALKENREQYISGEELSNHLGVSRTAVWKYIMALREDGYDIESSSRKGYRLVSSPEILSSEEIQAELSTRFFGKQIVYFDTVTSTNTIAKEIAAEGCQDGTVVIADQQTAGKGRLGRNWDSPPHTGIWMSIVLRPDIIPAQAPFITILAALAVARSLEQVTQVSPGIKWPNDIVLDKRKVCGILTEMSAEIERVNYIVVGIGINVNTDIEDFPADLQKTAASVKMITGQAVDRKSLVVKILENFEEVYTGAKDMNVRSSLMDEYRKYSLTLGSKVKAVYQTQEIEGTAVEITDNGELIIETEDGVRQTIFSGEVSVRGIYGYV, via the coding sequence ATGAAAGCGCAAATTCTTAAAGCACTTAAAGAAAACAGAGAGCAATATATATCTGGAGAAGAACTTAGCAACCATTTAGGTGTTTCAAGAACAGCAGTATGGAAGTATATCATGGCTCTGCGAGAAGACGGTTATGACATCGAATCTTCCTCGAGAAAAGGATATAGACTGGTCTCATCACCTGAAATCCTATCTTCGGAAGAAATACAGGCAGAGTTGTCCACGCGTTTCTTTGGGAAACAAATTGTCTATTTCGATACTGTTACATCAACGAATACTATTGCAAAGGAAATCGCAGCTGAAGGGTGTCAAGATGGCACTGTAGTAATTGCAGACCAGCAGACAGCGGGCAAAGGTAGATTGGGAAGGAACTGGGATTCCCCACCCCATACAGGAATATGGATGTCTATCGTTTTGCGCCCGGATATTATCCCTGCGCAAGCTCCGTTTATCACTATTCTTGCCGCACTGGCAGTGGCCCGTTCGTTAGAACAGGTGACACAGGTCAGCCCAGGAATTAAATGGCCTAACGACATTGTCCTGGATAAAAGGAAGGTGTGTGGAATATTAACCGAAATGAGTGCCGAGATTGAACGGGTAAATTATATCGTGGTAGGAATAGGTATTAACGTAAATACTGATATTGAAGATTTTCCGGCCGATCTTCAGAAAACCGCAGCATCTGTAAAAATGATAACAGGACAAGCAGTAGACAGAAAAAGCCTGGTGGTCAAGATACTGGAAAACTTTGAAGAAGTGTATACCGGGGCGAAGGATATGAATGTGAGAAGTAGTTTGATGGATGAATACAGGAAATATTCACTGACCTTAGGCAGTAAGGTAAAGGCAGTCTACCAGACACAGGAAATAGAAGGTACTGCTGTTGAAATTACGGATAATGGGGAACTGATTATAGAAACAGAAGATGGTGTAAGGCAAACTATCTTTTCCGGGGAAGTGTCGGTGCGGGGAATTTATGGGTATGTATAG
- the alr gene encoding alanine racemase, whose product MKKLVVERDKLKNNIDIIKSMTNAKIIAVLKGNGYGLGILKFARFLIENGIDYFAVSELQEAILLRDDGFENKILLLSSTGVENEVELIIQNNIIPTIGSESAAIVVNEIAKKHNLIVDVHLKIDTGFGRFGFLPDEMDSVSSLFKSLENIKIAGTFSHFSFSFAKKRKNVQVQFDKFLKCIEILKRNGIEPGMLHIANSSAFLRFSDMHLDAVRIGSAFLGRIPFENTFGLKKIGYLKSNISEIKYLPENHYIGYANTYKTNKRTRIAIVPVGYKDGFGIEKSKDIFRFIDILRYIYHDLKLFWGSRYIYVRVNGKRVKILGRISMYNIVVDITGIEAQIGDEVILEANPILIESSIEREYL is encoded by the coding sequence ATGAAGAAACTGGTAGTTGAAAGAGATAAACTTAAAAATAATATTGATATTATAAAAAGTATGACCAATGCAAAGATCATAGCAGTTTTGAAGGGCAATGGCTATGGTCTGGGTATATTAAAATTTGCACGTTTTTTAATAGAAAACGGTATAGATTACTTTGCAGTGTCTGAGCTCCAAGAAGCAATATTACTGCGGGATGATGGCTTTGAAAATAAAATTCTGCTTTTATCATCAACAGGTGTAGAAAATGAAGTAGAGCTTATTATACAAAATAATATTATACCCACAATCGGTTCCGAAAGTGCTGCAATAGTAGTGAATGAAATAGCAAAGAAGCATAATTTGATTGTTGATGTGCACTTAAAGATTGATACAGGCTTTGGAAGATTTGGTTTTTTGCCTGACGAGATGGACAGTGTATCCTCTTTGTTTAAATCTCTTGAGAACATAAAGATTGCTGGTACATTTTCTCATTTTTCCTTTTCGTTTGCAAAGAAACGTAAAAATGTACAGGTTCAATTTGATAAATTCTTAAAGTGCATTGAAATATTGAAGCGCAATGGTATTGAACCAGGAATGCTTCATATAGCAAATTCCAGTGCATTTTTACGCTTTAGCGATATGCATCTTGATGCGGTAAGAATAGGCTCTGCTTTTTTAGGCCGAATACCTTTTGAAAATACATTTGGGCTCAAGAAAATTGGTTACTTAAAGTCAAATATATCGGAAATCAAGTATCTGCCAGAAAACCACTATATTGGATATGCCAACACTTATAAGACCAACAAGAGAACAAGAATTGCCATTGTCCCTGTAGGTTATAAAGATGGATTTGGAATTGAAAAATCAAAGGACATATTTAGATTTATAGATATTTTAAGGTATATATACCATGACCTGAAGTTATTTTGGGGCAGCAGATATATTTATGTCAGAGTTAATGGCAAAAGAGTAAAAATACTTGGAAGAATCAGTATGTATAATATTGTTGTTGACATTACTGGCATAGAAGCACAAATAGGTGATGAAGTAATATTGGAAGCGAATCCTATTTTGATAGAGAGTTCGATCGAGCGGGAGTATTTATAA
- a CDS encoding accessory gene regulator ArgB-like protein, translated as MEKLAQILTNAIQRENSGLTELQVKTIKFGLECLLGELSKLLMYFIIFSIFSLTQHFFIAVIFFCTLRIIAGGYHEETYWRCFFTSFLIFTAIISIGTQIPLSIYIKASMLLISIILAWIYAPVDHPNKPIVSVDRRKRFKYLSVGAVVLMGGASLLLPSLYSGTAVAAIFFESISLPIGEFAKKKRKKNF; from the coding sequence ATGGAGAAATTAGCTCAAATACTTACCAACGCAATACAGCGTGAAAATTCCGGTTTAACAGAACTACAGGTTAAGACAATTAAGTTTGGACTGGAATGTTTACTTGGAGAACTTTCCAAGTTGTTAATGTATTTTATTATATTTTCTATATTTTCATTAACACAACATTTTTTTATTGCTGTTATTTTTTTCTGTACGTTACGGATCATTGCCGGCGGTTACCATGAAGAAACATACTGGAGATGCTTTTTTACATCTTTTCTAATTTTTACTGCCATTATCAGCATAGGGACCCAGATCCCTCTTTCCATATATATAAAAGCATCCATGCTGCTGATATCCATTATACTGGCATGGATTTATGCACCCGTGGATCATCCTAACAAACCTATTGTCAGCGTGGACAGGAGAAAACGTTTCAAATACCTTTCCGTAGGTGCTGTTGTATTGATGGGGGGAGCTAGTCTTTTGTTACCGTCTCTTTATTCCGGTACCGCAGTGGCAGCGATATTTTTTGAATCCATATCCCTCCCTATAGGAGAATTTGCAAAAAAAAAGCGTAAAAAAAATTTTTAA
- a CDS encoding ATP-binding protein — protein sequence MNFSDIIGQTKVVESLKNSIVNNMVSHAYIFEGPEGIGKQTMASIFAAALTCEKGQAEPCGTCRNCIKNESNNHPDVKVIEGSASSIGVDVIRELQKDMYIKPYEAGRKIYIIPRADRMTVQAQNGLLKILEEPPEYGVIILTTINSSLLLNTILSRTILVRFKTHPYKEIEDFLRKEYLELTDEIPFLVMLSGGIIGRAKDIAASQEFRDMRRDIIEIITKLLNHSELDILEAVNYFNDHKNMIESILDLLLLWFRDILFIKELHNENMVINIDMLGRLKEFSRRVSSRAACKIIDIIIDIKKKISMNANYTLAIETMLIQSWEEVHGNSSRSAV from the coding sequence ATGAATTTTAGTGATATTATTGGACAAACGAAAGTTGTAGAAAGTCTAAAAAACAGTATAGTGAATAATATGGTCAGCCATGCATATATATTTGAGGGCCCAGAAGGAATTGGAAAACAGACCATGGCTTCGATTTTTGCGGCTGCCTTAACATGTGAAAAAGGACAGGCTGAACCCTGTGGAACTTGTAGAAATTGTATAAAAAATGAGAGTAACAATCATCCTGATGTAAAAGTGATAGAGGGTTCTGCCAGCAGTATTGGTGTTGATGTGATAAGAGAACTTCAAAAAGACATGTATATAAAGCCATATGAGGCTGGTAGAAAGATATACATTATTCCCCGGGCTGATAGAATGACAGTTCAGGCACAAAATGGTTTGTTGAAGATTTTAGAAGAACCTCCGGAATATGGGGTAATTATTCTTACTACAATAAATTCTTCCCTGCTATTAAATACTATTTTGTCAAGGACAATATTGGTTAGATTTAAGACACATCCATATAAAGAAATAGAGGATTTTTTAAGGAAGGAATATTTGGAATTGACTGATGAAATTCCTTTTTTAGTGATGCTTTCGGGTGGAATTATCGGAAGGGCGAAAGATATTGCCGCATCGCAGGAATTTAGAGATATGAGGCGGGATATTATTGAGATTATCACAAAGTTATTAAATCATAGTGAATTAGACATCCTCGAGGCAGTGAATTATTTTAATGATCACAAAAATATGATTGAGTCTATACTAGACTTGCTGTTATTATGGTTTAGGGATATTTTGTTTATAAAAGAATTGCACAATGAGAATATGGTAATAAATATAGATATGCTGGGCAGATTAAAGGAGTTTTCGAGAAGAGTTTCCAGCCGTGCGGCATGCAAAATTATAGATATTATCATTGATATAAAGAAAAAAATTAGTATGAATGCAAATTATACTTTAGCTATAGAAACAATGCTGATACAAAGTTGGGAGGAAGTACATGGTAACAGTAGTAGGAGTGCGGTTTAA
- a CDS encoding aminotransferase class I/II-fold pyridoxal phosphate-dependent enzyme, whose translation MHYDTPLFDALINYSRQQKVPFHMPGHKQGQGIPDQFKKHIFDIDLTELPETDNLHAPEGPVQKAQELAATAFGAKYSFFLVNGSTCGIQAMVATVCNPGDMLLVDRNCHSSVIYSLILCGVIPRYIYPDYITELGLVGGMDPRKVDEAFIQYPEAKGILITCPTYYGVCSDLEIIAQIAHRYGKILLVDEAHGAHFCFHERLPQGALQAGADICVQSVHKTLPALTQSSLLHVNSDRIELNRLKNCLKLFQSSSPSFVLMAYLDVARGIMQNSGQALLSNLIDWVDRLRCQINRNNKLYCLGKELIGKYHIKDIDLTRIVINTGKLGLTGYRAAMELNIRYNIQVEMADLSNVVCITSVADSEKQLKYLGKAINGIAPTAVEKDIKTIFAAPCIPRYAMAPTKAFYTESESIHIEKSEGRVCCDTITSFPPGIPILCPGEVISGDIVKYMLNIKACGGKVIGLTDELYIRVVKN comes from the coding sequence ATGCATTATGATACACCTTTATTCGATGCTTTGATAAATTATAGCAGGCAGCAGAAAGTACCTTTCCACATGCCTGGACATAAACAGGGGCAGGGTATCCCCGATCAATTTAAAAAACATATATTTGACATTGACCTTACTGAGCTTCCGGAAACCGATAATCTTCATGCTCCGGAGGGACCTGTACAAAAGGCCCAGGAGCTGGCGGCAACTGCTTTTGGGGCAAAATACAGCTTTTTCCTGGTAAACGGTTCAACCTGCGGTATTCAAGCGATGGTAGCAACTGTCTGTAATCCTGGTGATATGTTGCTTGTGGACAGAAACTGTCACAGTTCTGTAATCTATTCTTTAATACTGTGTGGTGTTATCCCGCGATATATTTATCCTGACTATATTACTGAATTAGGCCTGGTTGGGGGGATGGATCCGCGTAAAGTTGATGAAGCTTTCATTCAGTATCCCGAAGCAAAAGGGATCCTCATAACCTGTCCAACTTACTATGGAGTGTGTTCTGACCTGGAAATAATAGCACAAATTGCTCATCGGTACGGCAAGATACTTCTGGTAGATGAGGCACATGGCGCTCATTTTTGCTTTCATGAGAGATTGCCCCAAGGTGCGTTGCAGGCAGGGGCAGATATATGTGTGCAAAGCGTTCACAAAACATTGCCTGCCCTTACACAGAGTTCACTGCTGCATGTTAATTCTGACAGAATAGAGTTAAATCGCTTAAAAAACTGCTTAAAGCTTTTCCAGAGCAGCAGCCCGTCTTTTGTTTTGATGGCATACCTCGACGTAGCCAGAGGTATTATGCAAAATAGTGGTCAAGCATTATTAAGTAATTTAATAGATTGGGTAGATAGATTGCGATGCCAGATCAACAGAAATAATAAATTATATTGCTTAGGAAAAGAGTTAATAGGCAAATACCATATCAAAGACATTGATCTGACCCGTATCGTAATTAATACAGGGAAACTGGGTTTAACAGGCTACCGGGCAGCTATGGAGCTGAATATTAGATATAATATTCAGGTGGAAATGGCTGATTTGAGTAATGTCGTGTGCATTACTTCTGTTGCAGATAGTGAAAAACAGTTAAAATATTTAGGAAAAGCTATAAACGGCATTGCACCAACCGCTGTTGAAAAAGATATAAAAACAATATTTGCGGCACCCTGCATTCCTCGGTATGCAATGGCCCCAACAAAAGCATTTTATACGGAAAGTGAGAGTATCCACATAGAAAAATCGGAAGGAAGAGTTTGCTGCGATACTATTACTTCCTTTCCTCCCGGCATACCCATTTTATGTCCTGGAGAAGTAATATCTGGCGATATAGTAAAATATATGTTAAACATCAAAGCGTGCGGAGGGAAGGTAATAGGACTAACAGATGAATTATATATACGAGTAGTAAAAAATTAG
- a CDS encoding cyclic-di-AMP receptor, which produces MKIVLAIVHDDDGNRVMGELNKEGFSVTKLATTGGFLRAGNTTLLVGTSKENVQTVIDIIKAKCMSRKQVVTSPTPATGAAGVYVPYPVEVEVGGATIFVVDVERFEKV; this is translated from the coding sequence ATGAAGATTGTACTTGCTATTGTACATGATGACGATGGAAATCGGGTAATGGGTGAACTAAATAAAGAGGGCTTTAGCGTAACCAAGCTGGCCACTACAGGGGGATTTCTGAGAGCGGGTAATACCACCCTTCTTGTTGGTACCAGTAAGGAAAATGTGCAAACGGTAATCGATATTATCAAAGCGAAATGTATGAGCAGAAAACAGGTTGTAACTTCACCTACACCGGCCACCGGGGCAGCGGGGGTCTATGTACCTTATCCTGTTGAAGTTGAAGTAGGAGGAGCTACGATATTTGTTGTTGATGTTGAACGGTTTGAAAAAGTTTAA
- a CDS encoding type III pantothenate kinase: MILVVDVGNTNIVLGVYDEKKLVTYWRMATSKDRTADEMGMLFIQFFNSEGLKISDVEAVIISSVVPPIMYSLEHAIKKYIKVEPLIVGPGIKTGINIRYDNPREVGADRIVNAVAGYEIYGGPLIIVDFGTATTFCAITEKGEYLGGVICPGIKISIEALFEKAAKLPRVELVKPEKVIGKNTVSSMQAGAIYGYVGKVDYIVNRMKEEMGGGSIKVIATGGLARMIASESSTINEINSLLTLEGLRIIYERNKN; the protein is encoded by the coding sequence ATGATACTTGTAGTTGACGTAGGTAATACCAATATTGTCTTAGGGGTTTATGATGAGAAAAAGCTGGTAACTTACTGGAGGATGGCGACAAGCAAGGATCGGACAGCTGATGAAATGGGTATGCTTTTCATCCAGTTTTTTAACAGCGAAGGATTAAAAATATCAGATGTTGAGGCAGTTATTATATCTTCAGTAGTTCCGCCGATAATGTACTCTCTTGAACATGCAATAAAGAAATATATAAAAGTGGAGCCTCTTATCGTAGGCCCGGGGATTAAGACGGGAATCAATATCAGATATGACAATCCAAGGGAAGTAGGCGCAGATAGGATTGTGAATGCCGTAGCAGGCTATGAGATATATGGCGGACCATTAATTATTGTAGATTTTGGTACTGCCACTACTTTTTGTGCTATTACTGAAAAAGGCGAATATCTTGGAGGGGTAATCTGCCCCGGTATAAAAATTTCTATCGAGGCATTGTTTGAAAAAGCTGCCAAGCTTCCAAGGGTAGAACTTGTAAAACCGGAAAAGGTTATCGGAAAAAATACTGTAAGCAGTATGCAAGCAGGAGCGATATATGGTTATGTAGGCAAAGTAGATTATATTGTAAACCGAATGAAAGAAGAAATGGGCGGAGGCTCCATTAAAGTCATAGCAACAGGTGGATTAGCCCGAATGATAGCCTCTGAATCCTCTACGATTAATGAGATTAACTCGTTGCTTACGCTTGAAGGACTGAGGATTATATATGAGAGAAATAAAAATTAA
- a CDS encoding YaaR family protein, with amino-acid sequence MKIQDTLNQLSGMQGRLGVDDKRSTEPQESTFDKQLKRIDGQNYEARLASLLDQINKQGERLSKNIDIKELKRYKKLISEFLYEATNNSHKFYKESMLDRRGRHRVYAIISKVNDHLEQLTCEVLKEQKDNIKVLQRLDDIRGLLLDIMM; translated from the coding sequence ATGAAAATACAAGATACCCTTAACCAGCTTTCAGGTATGCAAGGCAGGTTAGGTGTAGACGATAAAAGGTCGACCGAGCCACAGGAATCAACGTTTGATAAGCAGCTTAAGAGAATTGATGGACAGAATTATGAAGCACGTTTGGCGTCATTATTAGATCAAATTAATAAACAGGGTGAGAGATTATCCAAGAACATTGACATAAAAGAACTTAAACGTTATAAAAAGCTTATTTCAGAATTTTTATATGAAGCAACCAATAACTCTCATAAATTCTATAAGGAAAGTATGTTGGACCGTAGAGGGCGGCATAGGGTATACGCTATCATCAGCAAAGTAAATGACCATCTTGAACAGCTTACTTGTGAAGTATTAAAAGAACAGAAGGATAATATTAAAGTTCTACAAAGGTTGGATGATATTAGGGGGTTATTACTGGACATCATGATGTAG
- a CDS encoding lipid II:glycine glycyltransferase FemX, translating to MKTVTKENIEKYRSFLQSHPKGHFMQSPEWAEVKSNWKNEVIIIEDGNGNIKGSMSVLIRKIPFLNYTIMYSPRGPVCDIHDFNTMKALVDSAKQLAKKYKGYVLKIDPDIEREDEEFEKIISKLGFKVKNTSKNFEGIQPRFVFRLDIKDKTEEQLMEAFHHKTRYNIRLAARKGVEVKIGERDDLPEFHKIMVETGVRDEFVIRSLEYFEKMYDCLAPEHLRLYLAYYEGKLIAGTIAILYGNKVWYLYGASSNDYRNVMPNYLLQWEMIKWALENGCDIYDFRGVSGDLDENNPLYGLYKFKKGFSGKFTEFIGELDLVFNPLVHFAVEKGEKTFREMRRKLFMLKTAIKGEKK from the coding sequence TTGAAGACAGTTACAAAGGAAAATATAGAAAAATACAGATCATTTCTGCAAAGCCATCCTAAAGGCCATTTTATGCAGTCTCCGGAATGGGCAGAAGTTAAATCCAACTGGAAAAATGAAGTAATTATTATAGAAGATGGTAACGGAAATATAAAAGGTTCTATGAGCGTACTTATTAGAAAGATTCCGTTTTTAAATTATACAATTATGTATTCGCCCCGCGGTCCTGTATGCGATATCCATGATTTTAATACGATGAAAGCTTTGGTGGATAGTGCAAAACAGCTGGCAAAAAAGTATAAGGGTTACGTGTTGAAGATAGACCCGGATATTGAAAGAGAAGATGAAGAATTCGAAAAGATCATATCAAAGTTGGGGTTTAAAGTAAAGAATACTTCTAAAAATTTCGAGGGGATTCAGCCGAGATTTGTATTTCGCCTGGATATAAAGGATAAAACCGAAGAGCAGCTGATGGAAGCCTTTCATCATAAAACGAGGTATAATATAAGGCTTGCTGCTAGAAAAGGTGTTGAGGTAAAAATTGGTGAAAGAGATGACCTGCCGGAGTTTCACAAAATAATGGTTGAAACGGGTGTCAGGGATGAATTTGTAATAAGAAGCCTTGAATACTTTGAAAAAATGTATGACTGTTTGGCACCGGAACACCTCAGGTTGTATCTTGCATATTACGAAGGAAAGCTTATTGCAGGAACTATTGCAATATTGTATGGCAATAAGGTTTGGTATTTATATGGTGCGAGTAGTAACGACTACAGGAATGTAATGCCCAATTACCTTTTACAATGGGAAATGATCAAGTGGGCCTTGGAAAATGGCTGTGATATCTATGATTTTAGAGGAGTATCGGGGGACCTTGATGAAAATAATCCGCTGTATGGACTTTATAAATTTAAAAAAGGATTCAGCGGCAAATTTACCGAATTTATAGGAGAGCTTGATCTGGTTTTTAATCCTTTAGTTCATTTTGCAGTAGAAAAGGGAGAAAAGACATTTAGAGAAATGAGAAGAAAGTTATTTATGTTAAAGACTGCGATTAAGGGTGAAAAAAAATGA